One window from the genome of Spiractinospora alimapuensis encodes:
- a CDS encoding sugar phosphate isomerase/epimerase family protein, producing the protein MTTTAIDVPSGAPAAVPTPRPDDPRIARFSLNQRSLAQWGVPEVVRGCVDRGVGAVGLWREQVAECGLARSARLVGDAGLRVSSYCRGGFLTGADQASALAENRRAVEEAAELGAPCLVMVVGGLPEGSRDLSGARAAVADGIQALAPYADEHGVRIALEPLHPMFCADRAVLSTLRQALDLAERVDPEGATVGVVVDAYHVWWDPDLDEQLTRAGRGGRILSFQTCDWVLPFPEDALLARGVPGDGHVDLRRLLRRVQAEGYTGDIEVEVFNAELWAADGDQAFDTLLRRHVQHVV; encoded by the coding sequence GTGACCACGACCGCGATCGACGTTCCCTCCGGTGCTCCGGCCGCCGTCCCGACCCCGCGTCCCGACGACCCGCGAATCGCGCGGTTCTCCCTGAACCAACGCAGTCTCGCCCAGTGGGGTGTGCCCGAGGTCGTGCGGGGGTGCGTGGACCGGGGTGTGGGAGCGGTCGGGCTGTGGCGGGAACAAGTGGCCGAGTGCGGGCTCGCCCGCAGCGCCCGGCTCGTTGGTGACGCGGGCCTGCGGGTGTCCTCCTACTGTCGCGGCGGCTTCCTGACGGGCGCCGACCAGGCGTCGGCCCTCGCGGAGAACCGGCGGGCGGTGGAGGAGGCCGCGGAACTGGGCGCTCCGTGTCTGGTGATGGTGGTGGGTGGGCTCCCTGAGGGAAGCCGGGACCTGTCCGGAGCCCGTGCCGCCGTGGCCGACGGGATCCAGGCGCTCGCGCCCTACGCCGACGAACACGGTGTACGTATCGCGCTGGAACCGCTCCACCCCATGTTCTGCGCGGACCGCGCCGTCCTGTCCACTCTGCGCCAGGCGCTGGACCTCGCCGAACGGGTCGACCCCGAGGGCGCCACGGTGGGGGTGGTCGTCGACGCCTACCACGTGTGGTGGGACCCCGACCTGGACGAACAGCTCACGCGCGCCGGACGCGGCGGACGCATCCTCTCCTTCCAGACCTGTGACTGGGTGCTGCCGTTCCCCGAGGACGCGCTGCTGGCGCGTGGCGTGCCGGGCGACGGACACGTGGACCTGCGGCGTCTGCTGCGGCGAGTGCAGGCCGAGGGTTACACCGGGGACATCGAGGTGGAGGTGTTCAACGCCGAGCTGTGGGCCGCCGACGGGGACCAGGCGTTCGACACGCTGCTTCGGCGCCACGTGCAGCACGTGGTCTGA
- a CDS encoding dihydrodipicolinate synthase family protein, with the protein MPQLDGTLADHWLRDGHEESGGYSAAPPRSRVAYAATHVVADPLAGNAPGEPARLDWDATLAFRRHLWRLGLGVAEAMDTAQRGMGLDWACTAELIRRSAEEARSVGGAIVCGAGTDHAEPRLNHVDDVAGAYETQLEVVEGAGVTPVLMASRQLAALATGPEDYARVYGRILGQVRAPVVLHWLGPDFDPALAGYWGEDDPAKAIDGVVALVTEHVHAVDGIKVSLLDADLEIRLRERLPAGVRLYTGDDFNYPELIKGSRGHHSDALLGVFAAIAPAAVTALHALDVDDLAAYDAAFEPTLPLARHLFAAPTFYYKTGIAFLAWLNGHQPGFTMVGGLQSARSLPHLCHTVRLADEAGVLEDPPLAAHRTRSLLETAGVEQ; encoded by the coding sequence ATGCCCCAACTGGACGGAACCCTGGCCGACCACTGGCTGCGGGACGGGCACGAGGAGAGTGGCGGGTATTCCGCCGCCCCGCCCCGTTCTCGAGTCGCCTACGCCGCGACCCACGTCGTCGCCGACCCACTGGCCGGCAACGCCCCCGGCGAGCCCGCGCGATTGGACTGGGACGCGACCCTGGCGTTCCGGCGTCACCTGTGGCGTCTGGGTCTGGGCGTCGCCGAGGCGATGGACACCGCCCAACGTGGCATGGGGCTCGACTGGGCGTGTACCGCGGAACTCATCCGGCGCAGCGCCGAGGAGGCGCGTTCGGTGGGTGGCGCGATCGTGTGCGGAGCCGGGACCGACCACGCGGAACCGCGCCTGAACCATGTGGACGACGTCGCTGGGGCGTACGAGACCCAGCTCGAGGTCGTCGAGGGAGCGGGCGTCACCCCGGTGCTCATGGCGAGTCGCCAGCTCGCGGCGCTCGCCACCGGGCCCGAGGACTACGCCAGGGTGTACGGGCGGATCCTCGGTCAGGTGCGGGCCCCCGTGGTGCTGCACTGGCTGGGACCCGACTTCGATCCCGCGTTGGCGGGCTACTGGGGTGAGGACGATCCGGCGAAGGCGATCGACGGGGTCGTCGCGCTGGTCACCGAGCACGTCCACGCCGTGGACGGGATCAAGGTGTCGTTGCTCGACGCCGACCTGGAGATCCGGCTACGGGAGCGGCTCCCCGCCGGCGTGCGGCTCTACACCGGGGACGACTTCAACTATCCGGAGCTGATCAAGGGGTCGCGGGGACACCACTCCGACGCCCTCCTGGGGGTGTTCGCGGCGATCGCGCCCGCGGCGGTCACGGCCCTGCACGCCCTGGACGTCGACGACCTCGCCGCGTATGACGCGGCGTTCGAACCGACGCTGCCCCTCGCCCGGCACCTGTTCGCCGCGCCGACCTTCTACTACAAGACCGGAATCGCGTTCCTCGCCTGGCTGAACGGACATCAACCCGGCTTCACGATGGTCGGTGGGCTGCAGAGCGCGCGTTCCCTCCCACACCTGTGCCACACGGTGCGGCTCGCCGACGAGGCCGGGGTGCTGGAGGACCCGCCGTTGGCGGCCCACCGCACGCGGTCGCTGCTGGAGACGGCGGGGGTGGAGCAGTGA
- a CDS encoding Gfo/Idh/MocA family protein — translation MDDRVLGVAMNGVTGRMGYRQHLVRSILAIRADGGVPLPDGTRVIPEPVLVGRSERKLRAIAEQHGVERWTTDLDSVLSDPSVHVYFDSQVTNVREDAVRRAVAAGKHIYAEKPVADTEAAALELARLVEDAGLKSGVVQDKLFLPGLRKLRRLVDGGFFGRILSVRGEFGYWVFEGDWQDAQRPSWNYRAEDGGGIVLDMFPHWNYVLEHIFAPVSAVTARMATHVPDRVGEDGSAYAATADDAAYAILELANGTIAQINSSWCVRVNRDELVEFQVDGTLGSAVAGLRECRAQSRATTPRCAWDPDRAEAQPYRQQWQTVPDNGEFTNGFRRQWELFLAHLFTDESFPYDFRAGARGLRLAEAAQRSSAEGRRVEIASGE, via the coding sequence ATGGATGATCGTGTCCTCGGCGTGGCGATGAACGGTGTCACCGGTCGCATGGGGTACCGACAGCACCTCGTGCGATCCATCCTCGCCATCCGCGCCGACGGTGGTGTGCCGTTGCCGGACGGCACCCGGGTCATTCCCGAACCGGTCCTGGTCGGACGGTCGGAACGCAAGCTGCGAGCGATCGCGGAACAACACGGGGTGGAGCGGTGGACCACCGACCTCGACTCCGTCCTCAGCGACCCCTCCGTACACGTGTACTTCGACAGCCAGGTCACCAACGTGCGCGAGGACGCGGTCCGCCGCGCCGTCGCCGCCGGCAAACACATCTACGCGGAGAAGCCCGTCGCCGACACCGAGGCCGCGGCACTGGAGCTCGCGCGACTGGTGGAGGACGCGGGCCTGAAGAGCGGTGTTGTGCAGGACAAGTTGTTCCTGCCGGGGTTGCGGAAGCTGCGTCGGCTGGTCGACGGCGGGTTCTTCGGGCGGATCCTGTCGGTCCGTGGGGAGTTCGGCTACTGGGTCTTCGAGGGGGACTGGCAGGACGCCCAGCGGCCGAGCTGGAACTATCGCGCCGAGGACGGCGGCGGCATCGTGCTGGACATGTTCCCGCACTGGAACTACGTGCTGGAGCACATCTTCGCGCCGGTGTCAGCGGTGACGGCCCGGATGGCGACGCACGTCCCGGACCGGGTCGGCGAGGACGGCTCGGCCTACGCGGCGACTGCGGACGACGCCGCGTACGCGATCCTCGAGCTCGCCAACGGCACCATTGCCCAGATCAACTCCTCCTGGTGTGTGCGCGTCAACCGGGACGAGCTCGTGGAGTTCCAGGTGGACGGCACGCTCGGCAGCGCGGTGGCCGGTCTGCGCGAGTGCCGTGCCCAGTCCCGTGCCACCACGCCCCGCTGTGCCTGGGACCCCGACCGTGCGGAGGCCCAGCCCTACCGGCAGCAGTGGCAGACCGTCCCGGACAACGGCGAGTTCACCAACGGCTTCCGCAGGCAGTGGGAGCTGTTCCTGGCCCACCTGTTCACCGACGAGTCCTTCCCCTACGACTTTCGGGCGGGGGCACGTGGGCTGCGCCTGGCCGAGGCAGCGCAGCGGTCCTCGGCGGAGGGACGCCGTGTCGAGATCGCGAGCGGCGAGTGA
- a CDS encoding PQQ-dependent sugar dehydrogenase, which yields MSSPPTRRRLAPIATFGAVALIATTTPALADSDDPIWDPLPDPAPSDLAITVEEHAQLPPSQPDPPPTDGRLNRENRINYLGEIPDGSGRQFVPDLNGMLYVLSPEGDVSPYLDVGGEFAPEFWDHQGLGSGFGFAAFHPDFAENGLFYTVHTEGRDALEEETPDLPAPDPDDVAHHGVITEWRADDPEADEFSGSQREVLRLGFETFIHGFQEINFNPTAEPGDADHGLLYLAVGDGGGSVTGPAPQQLDRPEGSILRVDPLGDDSGNGAYGIPGDNPFVDEEDALGEIYALGLRNPHRFSWDPNGDHRMFLANIGEWHIESVYEVRAGDNFGWADREGPFRVESDRLIYPLPEDDHLNGYTYPVAAYDHNREPGETGDLGVATVGGFVYRGDIGQLNGLYLFGDIVSGELYWTRAGQMDRESDDLAPIHQLRVLDADGNEVSMAELADEERVDLRFGIDAAGELYLLSKGSGSVWRITDASRV from the coding sequence ATGTCCAGTCCCCCCACTCGACGCCGACTCGCGCCCATCGCGACGTTCGGCGCCGTGGCCCTCATCGCGACCACGACCCCCGCGCTTGCCGACAGCGACGACCCCATCTGGGACCCCCTCCCCGACCCCGCCCCCAGTGACCTCGCCATCACCGTCGAGGAGCACGCGCAGCTCCCGCCGTCACAGCCCGACCCCCCACCGACCGACGGGCGTCTCAACCGCGAGAACCGCATCAACTACCTCGGCGAGATCCCCGACGGATCGGGACGGCAGTTCGTGCCCGACCTCAACGGAATGCTCTACGTGCTCTCTCCCGAGGGCGATGTCTCCCCCTACCTCGACGTGGGCGGCGAGTTCGCGCCGGAGTTCTGGGACCACCAGGGGCTGGGCAGCGGGTTCGGATTCGCGGCCTTCCACCCCGACTTCGCCGAGAACGGCCTGTTCTACACGGTGCACACCGAGGGACGTGACGCACTGGAGGAGGAGACCCCCGACCTCCCCGCGCCCGACCCCGACGACGTCGCCCACCACGGCGTCATCACGGAGTGGCGCGCCGACGACCCGGAGGCCGACGAGTTCTCCGGCAGCCAACGCGAGGTCCTGCGCCTGGGCTTCGAAACCTTCATCCACGGCTTCCAGGAGATCAACTTCAACCCCACCGCGGAACCCGGCGACGCCGACCACGGTCTGCTCTACCTGGCCGTCGGGGACGGGGGCGGCAGTGTCACCGGACCGGCGCCGCAACAACTGGACCGGCCGGAGGGGTCCATCCTGCGCGTCGATCCGCTGGGCGACGACAGCGGAAACGGCGCCTACGGCATCCCCGGGGACAACCCCTTCGTCGACGAGGAGGACGCGCTGGGCGAGATCTACGCCCTCGGCCTGCGCAACCCGCACCGGTTCAGTTGGGACCCCAACGGGGACCACCGCATGTTCCTCGCCAACATCGGCGAGTGGCACATCGAGTCGGTGTACGAGGTGCGCGCCGGCGACAACTTCGGGTGGGCCGATCGCGAAGGTCCATTCCGGGTGGAGTCGGACCGCCTCATCTACCCCCTGCCCGAGGACGACCACCTCAACGGCTACACCTACCCCGTCGCGGCCTACGACCACAACCGGGAGCCCGGGGAAACCGGTGACCTGGGCGTCGCCACGGTGGGGGGTTTCGTCTACCGCGGCGACATCGGCCAGCTCAACGGCCTGTACCTGTTCGGCGACATCGTGAGCGGCGAGCTCTACTGGACCCGGGCCGGCCAGATGGACCGTGAGTCCGACGATCTCGCCCCCATCCACCAGCTCCGCGTCCTCGACGCGGACGGCAACGAGGTGTCCATGGCGGAACTCGCGGACGAGGAACGCGTCGACCTGCGCTTCGGCATCGACGCCGCCGGCGAGCTCTACCTGTTGTCCAAGGGCAGCGGGTCGGTCTGGCGCATCACCGACGCCAGCCGGGTCTGA
- a CDS encoding ABC transporter ATP-binding protein: MKRVVDAAPQQPDVDPPASPEPALDIRDLTCTFSGKHGAVTAVDDVSVRVATGEFVSLVGPSGCGKSTMLKLAAGLVAPTVGDISLLGEPVRGPQHRIGFVFQSAALLEWRSARRNILIQAEIRGMDKRRAAERCDELMATTGLTGFEEAYPHQLSGGMQQRVALCRALLHEPPVLLMDEPFGALDALTREQMNVELHRIWRVTGTTIVLVTHSISEAVYLSNRVLVMSPRPGRIVTELDVDLPEERDYATTLADPTFATLTAEIRDLLGASASHE; encoded by the coding sequence ATGAAACGCGTGGTGGACGCAGCTCCCCAACAACCCGACGTCGACCCTCCGGCGTCGCCCGAACCCGCTCTGGACATCCGCGACCTGACCTGTACGTTCTCCGGCAAGCACGGCGCGGTGACCGCGGTCGACGACGTCAGTGTGCGGGTCGCGACGGGCGAGTTCGTGTCGTTGGTGGGCCCGTCGGGCTGTGGCAAGTCGACGATGCTGAAGCTGGCCGCGGGTCTGGTCGCACCCACCGTGGGGGACATCTCACTGCTCGGGGAGCCCGTACGCGGTCCGCAGCACCGGATCGGGTTCGTGTTCCAGAGTGCGGCCCTGCTGGAGTGGCGCTCCGCCCGCCGCAACATCCTGATCCAGGCCGAGATCCGCGGCATGGACAAGCGGCGGGCCGCGGAGCGCTGCGACGAACTGATGGCCACGACGGGCCTCACCGGGTTCGAGGAGGCCTACCCCCATCAGCTCTCCGGCGGGATGCAGCAGCGGGTCGCCCTGTGCCGGGCCCTGCTCCACGAGCCGCCGGTCCTGCTCATGGACGAGCCCTTCGGCGCCCTGGACGCGCTCACGCGGGAACAGATGAACGTCGAGCTCCACCGCATCTGGCGCGTCACCGGCACCACCATCGTCCTGGTGACGCACTCGATCTCCGAGGCGGTGTACCTGTCCAACCGGGTGCTGGTGATGAGCCCCCGACCGGGACGCATCGTCACCGAGCTCGACGTCGACCTCCCCGAGGAACGGGACTACGCCACCACGTTGGCCGATCCGACGTTCGCCACCCTCACCGCCGAGATCCGCGACCTCTTGGGGGCCTCGGCGTCCCACGAGTAG
- a CDS encoding ABC transporter substrate-binding protein, which yields MPPSSAFRMPTAVKAACVALPLVLAASACGGGDGDDGEGLAEVTLTLNWVPYGEHAPFYYGLQQGFFEEEGIDLTIQPGEGSLVVAQAAGQGQVDYGWADAPSMVTAASEGVPVRSIGVFLQRNPAAIQCFSDTGISEPQDLVGRDMAISPGDALSQTLPIFLDANDMSEDDIQMQHVDSAAKIPTLIEEQADCITGFGHDQAPTIEAESGRDVDVMYYIDWAPNFLGNGLLTQEDRIEDNPEEVRGMLEASTRSWEAAQEDVQAAVEAMDEMAEENPSTEVMAEQLEASFELLYTENTEGERPGVNAVEDWEQTLAVLAEHTEITADGEPADYWEESLAE from the coding sequence ATGCCCCCAAGCTCCGCTTTCCGCATGCCCACCGCCGTCAAGGCGGCGTGCGTCGCCCTCCCGCTCGTCCTCGCCGCGTCCGCCTGCGGCGGGGGAGACGGCGACGACGGTGAGGGCCTCGCCGAGGTCACCCTGACCCTGAACTGGGTTCCCTACGGCGAGCACGCGCCGTTCTACTACGGCCTGCAGCAGGGCTTCTTCGAGGAGGAGGGAATCGACCTCACGATCCAGCCGGGGGAGGGATCTCTGGTGGTGGCCCAGGCCGCGGGCCAGGGCCAGGTCGACTACGGCTGGGCCGACGCGCCCTCGATGGTCACGGCGGCGAGCGAGGGGGTGCCGGTGCGCAGCATCGGGGTGTTCCTTCAGCGGAACCCCGCCGCCATCCAGTGTTTCAGTGATACCGGGATCTCGGAGCCGCAGGACCTGGTCGGTCGGGACATGGCGATCTCACCGGGGGACGCGCTCAGTCAGACGCTGCCGATCTTCCTCGACGCCAACGACATGAGCGAGGACGACATCCAGATGCAGCACGTCGACTCCGCGGCCAAGATTCCCACCCTGATCGAGGAGCAGGCGGACTGCATCACCGGCTTCGGGCACGACCAGGCCCCCACCATCGAGGCCGAGTCCGGCCGCGACGTCGACGTCATGTACTACATCGACTGGGCACCCAACTTCCTCGGCAACGGTCTGCTGACCCAGGAGGACCGGATCGAGGACAACCCCGAGGAGGTCCGCGGGATGTTGGAGGCGTCCACGCGTTCCTGGGAGGCCGCCCAGGAGGACGTCCAGGCCGCCGTGGAGGCGATGGACGAGATGGCGGAGGAGAACCCCTCCACCGAGGTCATGGCCGAACAGCTCGAGGCCAGCTTCGAGCTCCTCTACACGGAGAACACCGAGGGCGAGCGGCCGGGGGTGAACGCGGTCGAGGATTGGGAGCAGACGCTCGCGGTGCTCGCCGAACACACCGAGATCACGGCGGACGGCGAGCCGGCCGACTACTGGGAGGAGTCCCTGGCGGAGTGA
- a CDS encoding ABC transporter permease translates to MSEVMERKPTVTRDREPHGAARETPRSPLVTSLANLVEASWRPALLLLGLLAVWALVAWQEWVRPYLVPAPWDVADSLLVSDRAMLLTHTWVTLYETVIGFVLATVIGLVCALGIVYSRTIERTLYPLLLFAQVIPKVAIAPLFVIWMGFGPGPKILVAVLVAFFPVVISGVAGLRSVPPELLHLSASMGASRWQTFRKIRFPTALPHLFSGLKVAITLAVVGAVVGEFVGANEGLGYLLLVANGNLNSTLLFAVLIAMSLMGILLFVLVELAERLAIPWHASRREDTVATA, encoded by the coding sequence ATGAGCGAGGTTATGGAGCGCAAGCCAACCGTGACCCGGGACCGCGAACCCCACGGTGCGGCCCGCGAGACCCCGCGTTCTCCACTGGTGACATCACTGGCCAACCTGGTCGAGGCCAGTTGGCGCCCAGCGTTGCTGCTCCTGGGCCTACTCGCGGTCTGGGCACTCGTCGCCTGGCAGGAGTGGGTCCGGCCCTACCTGGTTCCCGCCCCATGGGACGTGGCGGACTCCCTGCTCGTCTCCGACCGCGCGATGCTCCTCACCCACACCTGGGTCACGTTGTACGAGACCGTCATCGGATTCGTGCTCGCCACCGTCATCGGCCTGGTCTGCGCGCTGGGCATCGTCTACTCGCGCACCATCGAACGCACGCTCTACCCGCTGCTCCTCTTCGCCCAGGTCATCCCGAAGGTGGCCATCGCGCCCTTGTTCGTCATCTGGATGGGTTTCGGCCCAGGGCCCAAGATCCTGGTGGCGGTCCTGGTGGCGTTCTTCCCGGTGGTGATCTCGGGTGTCGCCGGGCTGCGGTCGGTTCCGCCGGAGCTGCTGCACCTGTCAGCCAGCATGGGCGCGAGCAGGTGGCAGACCTTCCGCAAGATCCGCTTCCCCACCGCGTTGCCGCACCTGTTCTCCGGTCTGAAGGTGGCGATCACACTCGCGGTGGTCGGCGCTGTGGTCGGTGAGTTCGTGGGCGCGAACGAGGGGCTCGGGTACCTGCTGCTCGTCGCCAACGGCAACCTGAACTCCACCCTGCTCTTCGCGGTCCTGATCGCCATGTCGCTGATGGGCATCCTGCTCTTCGTTCTCGTGGAGCTCGCGGAGCGCCTGGCGATTCCGTGGCACGCGAGCCGCCGTGAGGACACCGTCGCCACGGCCTGA
- a CDS encoding LacI family DNA-binding transcriptional regulator, with protein sequence MATLTDVARLAGVSLATASRVMNDSSYGVAPELRQRVLAASEELQYVPNAHARALVSAKNPTVGVVVHDVSDPYFAEITRGLQQVAIRHNRLVLICNSYRAPEREADYLAQLRAQRVEALVLVGSGYVDPEATRTLVRGLNAFSEGGGRVTVVGRHPIVGDTIAPDNVSGGYAAGRHLFGQGHRELAVVTGPPGLTTVADRMTGMRSAAEEHEVEIGGDRVWHGDFTRDGGAEATDRLLRRWPRVTAIAAHNDAMAVGVMAVLRDRGLRVPEDVSVIGFNDMPIARDVTPPLTTIRLPLVEMGERAMTLALSRQEHPAVTETFPATLVVRDSTRPPR encoded by the coding sequence ATGGCGACCTTGACCGACGTTGCCCGGCTAGCGGGAGTCTCGCTGGCGACGGCATCACGGGTCATGAACGACTCCTCCTACGGAGTCGCGCCGGAGCTGCGGCAACGGGTGTTGGCGGCGTCGGAGGAGCTGCAGTACGTTCCCAACGCCCACGCACGGGCGCTGGTGAGTGCGAAGAACCCCACCGTGGGCGTCGTGGTCCACGACGTCAGCGACCCCTACTTCGCCGAGATCACCCGCGGCCTGCAGCAGGTGGCCATCCGCCACAACCGACTCGTCCTGATCTGCAACTCCTACCGCGCCCCGGAACGCGAGGCCGACTACCTCGCCCAGCTCCGCGCCCAACGGGTCGAGGCGCTGGTGCTGGTGGGTAGCGGCTATGTGGACCCCGAGGCGACCCGGACCCTGGTCCGCGGCCTCAACGCGTTCTCCGAAGGAGGGGGCCGGGTCACCGTCGTCGGTCGTCACCCCATCGTCGGGGACACGATCGCCCCCGACAACGTGTCCGGAGGCTACGCCGCCGGCCGGCACCTGTTCGGACAGGGACACCGGGAGCTCGCGGTCGTCACTGGTCCTCCCGGCCTGACCACCGTGGCCGACCGGATGACCGGCATGCGCAGCGCGGCCGAGGAGCACGAGGTCGAGATCGGCGGCGACCGCGTGTGGCACGGTGACTTCACCCGCGACGGCGGCGCCGAGGCCACCGACCGCCTGCTCCGGCGCTGGCCGCGGGTCACGGCGATCGCCGCGCACAACGACGCGATGGCGGTCGGGGTGATGGCCGTCCTGCGCGACCGGGGACTCCGGGTACCCGAGGACGTGTCGGTGATCGGCTTCAACGACATGCCGATCGCGCGCGACGTCACGCCCCCGCTCACCACCATCAGGCTCCCGCTGGTGGAGATGGGCGAACGGGCCATGACCCTCGCCCTGAGCCGCCAGGAGCACCCCGCGGTGACCGAGACGTTCCCGGCGACCCTCGTGGTCCGGGACAGCACCCGCCCCCCGCGCTGA
- a CDS encoding molybdopterin molybdotransferase MoeA: MGGRHRPRTSWSQARALAVEVGEWAARRAGEWTANVGLDGALGATTADDVIAPMALPAFDAAAMDGYAVCGEGPWTVVARQLAGQQESPTPLTQGEAMEIATGALAPKGTTAVLPYEAAHRQDRTVSGEITQGRHVRWTGEEIALGDTVVPAGREVTSAALGMLAGLAVDRVRVARPTVLPLVTGDEVLSAGLPEQGQVRDAIGPMLPGLVRWAGGEPLPGLAVTDDRAALRTILRALSDPGPSDDAPPCVIAVCGASSAGPADHLRSVLSDLGAQTVVDGVACRPGHPQLLARFGTDDAPGPVVVGLPGNPYAALVAALTLLVPVLCAATGRADPSLAAPERARLDFGDAPRPAAGQDTRLIAVRVREGIAYPLGGDSPGNLRGAALADALAVLPPNEEEAEEVALISLPR; the protein is encoded by the coding sequence ATGGGTGGACGACACCGTCCAAGGACGTCGTGGTCCCAGGCCCGGGCCCTGGCGGTGGAGGTCGGCGAGTGGGCCGCCCGGCGGGCGGGGGAGTGGACCGCCAACGTCGGGCTGGACGGGGCGCTCGGCGCGACGACCGCCGACGACGTGATTGCCCCCATGGCGCTGCCCGCGTTCGACGCGGCCGCCATGGACGGGTACGCCGTCTGTGGGGAGGGGCCCTGGACCGTCGTCGCGCGCCAGCTCGCGGGACAGCAGGAGTCCCCGACGCCGCTCACCCAGGGGGAGGCGATGGAGATCGCCACCGGCGCCCTCGCCCCCAAGGGGACGACCGCCGTGCTGCCCTACGAGGCGGCGCACCGCCAGGACCGCACGGTCTCCGGGGAGATCACCCAGGGCCGGCACGTGCGTTGGACGGGTGAGGAGATCGCCCTGGGCGACACCGTGGTGCCCGCCGGGCGGGAGGTGACGTCGGCCGCGCTGGGGATGCTCGCCGGTCTCGCCGTCGACCGCGTGCGCGTGGCACGTCCCACGGTTCTTCCTCTCGTCACCGGCGACGAGGTCCTCAGCGCCGGGCTCCCGGAGCAGGGCCAGGTCCGCGACGCCATCGGTCCGATGCTGCCCGGCTTGGTGCGTTGGGCCGGTGGGGAGCCGCTCCCGGGGCTGGCGGTGACGGACGACCGCGCCGCGCTGCGGACCATACTCCGGGCGCTGTCCGACCCCGGGCCGAGCGACGACGCGCCTCCGTGCGTCATCGCCGTCTGCGGGGCGTCCTCCGCGGGGCCCGCGGACCACCTCCGGTCGGTCCTCAGCGACCTCGGCGCGCAGACAGTCGTGGACGGGGTGGCCTGCCGCCCCGGACACCCGCAGCTCCTGGCCCGGTTCGGTACGGACGACGCCCCCGGCCCGGTGGTGGTCGGACTTCCCGGCAACCCCTACGCGGCGCTGGTCGCGGCGTTGACGCTCCTGGTCCCGGTCCTGTGCGCGGCGACCGGACGCGCCGACCCCTCCCTGGCCGCCCCCGAACGGGCGCGCCTGGACTTCGGGGACGCGCCACGGCCGGCGGCGGGCCAGGACACCCGCCTCATCGCGGTGAGGGTGCGTGAGGGCATCGCCTACCCGCTGGGTGGTGACAGCCCGGGCAACCTCCGCGGCGCCGCGCTCGCGGACGCCCTCGCCGTCCTACCGCCGAACGAGGAGGAGGCCGAGGAGGTCGCCCTCATCAGCCTGCCCCGCTGA